In Fibrobacter sp. UWB15, the following proteins share a genomic window:
- a CDS encoding MATE family efflux transporter — translation MVKKLMASHSSKTNIDMLNGSLGRKILRFAIPIALSSIFQQMFNLADVAVVGQFAGDKALAAVGANTFVINLLINLFVGISVGANVVVANSIGERSYRSITRSVHTSVMVSFFSGILLSFVGIFFARPILELISTPVDVLDMAVRYLQIYFAGMPFVMVYNFVSAVLRSKGDTKRPLYVLMVAGAVNVVLNLILVAGFDMGVSGVAIATVFANTISGVTLFYLLLHEVGPFKLEFWKLRVTPFFLSRILRVGIPTGLRGVVFSFSNVCLQSAINSLGSATVAASSIALNYEFVVYYWLSSFSQACVTFVGQNYGAKNMERCRRTVRWSLLLGCCSTVVLSALCCIFAKPMLSVFTSNVEIIEIASIRMYVVVGLLAINVFLDVFSGALSGMGKSLAPALTCMVGVCGIRILWVIFVFPRYKSFASLMVVYPISWILTISVIAGIYFYHVRRVKF, via the coding sequence ATGGTCAAGAAACTTATGGCTAGCCACTCGTCAAAGACGAACATCGATATGCTGAATGGCTCCCTTGGGAGAAAAATCCTGAGGTTTGCCATTCCTATTGCCTTGAGCAGTATTTTCCAGCAGATGTTTAACTTGGCAGATGTCGCCGTGGTGGGGCAGTTTGCGGGTGACAAGGCTTTGGCGGCCGTTGGCGCAAATACCTTCGTCATCAATTTGCTGATCAACTTGTTCGTGGGCATTTCGGTCGGGGCGAATGTGGTGGTAGCCAATTCCATTGGCGAGCGAAGCTACCGTTCTATCACCCGCAGCGTTCATACGTCGGTGATGGTATCGTTCTTTAGTGGGATTTTGCTTTCGTTTGTGGGAATCTTTTTTGCAAGGCCGATTCTTGAGTTGATTTCGACTCCGGTAGACGTGTTGGACATGGCGGTGCGATACCTGCAAATCTACTTTGCGGGAATGCCCTTCGTGATGGTGTATAACTTTGTGTCGGCGGTCTTGCGCAGCAAGGGCGATACAAAACGCCCGCTGTACGTGCTTATGGTGGCGGGTGCGGTGAACGTGGTACTGAACCTGATTTTGGTGGCCGGCTTTGACATGGGCGTGTCGGGCGTGGCGATTGCGACAGTGTTTGCAAATACCATCAGTGGCGTTACGTTGTTCTACCTCCTGTTGCATGAGGTGGGCCCATTTAAGTTGGAGTTCTGGAAGTTGCGTGTGACGCCCTTCTTCTTGAGCCGCATTCTGCGCGTGGGGATTCCGACAGGGCTTCGCGGCGTCGTGTTCTCGTTTAGCAATGTGTGCCTGCAGTCGGCTATCAATAGCCTCGGTTCTGCAACGGTGGCGGCTTCGTCGATAGCCCTCAATTACGAATTCGTGGTGTACTACTGGCTGAGTTCTTTTTCGCAGGCGTGCGTGACTTTCGTGGGGCAGAATTACGGCGCGAAGAATATGGAACGTTGCCGCCGTACGGTCCGCTGGTCGCTTTTGCTGGGGTGTTGCTCTACAGTTGTCTTGAGCGCGCTTTGCTGCATTTTCGCAAAGCCCATGCTGAGCGTGTTTACGTCCAATGTCGAAATTATTGAAATTGCATCTATCCGTATGTATGTGGTGGTGGGGCTCCTGGCGATCAACGTGTTCCTGGATGTGTTTTCAGGAGCGCTTTCGGGAATGGGCAAGTCCCTGGCTCCGGCCCTTACCTGCATGGTCGGCGTTTGCGGAATCCGCATTCTCTGGGTGATTTTCGTGTTCCCTCGGTACAAATCTTTCGCTTCGCTGATGGTTGTATACCCGATAAGCTGGATTCTTACGATTTCTGTTATCGCGGGAATCTATTTCTACCATGTGAGACGTGTCAAGTTTTAG
- the uvrA gene encoding excinuclease ABC subunit UvrA, whose protein sequence is MTKSIEIRDAHEHNLRHVNLSIPRDSIVVVTGVSGSGKSSLAFDTVFQEGQRRFVESLSAYARQFIGRMKHPEVESVRGISPTISIDQKTVNRNPRSTVGTVVEILDHYRLLFARLGVPHCPDCGRVIQAQTVDQIVDNLYVSDEGKQITVMAPIVQERKGEYRKELAELKENGFVRARVDGTIYRLEEVPALVRYEKHTIEAVIDRLTLERKNMSRLREALEGALKLTDGKLVSFLLSAGGSAGAGDASQTGNASAKEEYRLQGTLLACPKCGISIPELEPRFFSFNDPKGRCPACKGMGESFKFDLDLIIPDKTKSIKDGCIATIKKDDGTLIFSDFGRRNLRNIANEMHFSLDTPWNKLKKAQQDAVLYGTPSGSERGIMPIMEELWDMWHIYHFRKYMQIGVCPECHGTRINRTANAVTFHGVNLTEMTEWSVEKSVEFFNKIDLSEKEKRIGKEILKEIRGRLSFLNAVGLGYLTINRKASTLSGGEAQRIRLASAVGAGLQGVLYVLDEPSIGLHPRDNDKLLGMLEHLRAQGNSLIIVEHDEDTMRHADCVIDVGPGAGVEGGRVIAAGTVEELEKNKASLTGAYLSGRKAIEIPEKRKKIDKNTPKLKICGAAENNLKNIDVEIPLDGALTVVTGVSGSGKSTLINQILRRELARVFYNSEEPVGKFDHLEGLENIDKVIEIDQTPIGRTPRSNPATYTKIWDDIRDLFASMEESKIRGYSKSRFSFNVKGGRCDACEGAGVKIVDMHILPSVQVTCEVCGGKRFNDATREVYFKGKNVSEILDMSIADAAEFFKDIPKIAEPLNLLVEVGLGYLTLGQPSTTLSGGEAQRIKIASELRRPGTGKTLYLLDEPTTGLHFEDIRKLMDCLNRLRSLGNSVVIIEHNLDVIKCADWIIDLGPDAGIHGGRVIATGTPEQIAKSKKSETGKYLAPVLAKKHGENRHFDRTLKGGEDLSLDIEVHGARKHNLKNIDVTIPRHKLTVVTGVSGSGKSSLAFHTLFSEGQRRFVETLSTYARRFLGRPDHGSIDSISGLAPAIAIDQKSASKSPRSTVATLTEIYDYFRIFWARVGTPHCLKCGKPVSSYSAGDLMQYAFDRDLNKKVTVLAPFEIKDVLKLSKILTEKGYRKVYLGDKLVELPLPKIPTREKQLFAVVDTVVVKEENRARLVEAFERGYRDGNGILYVEDEKGGRLACSEKPGCPDCGWYMDSALNPKHFSFNTHWGACETCLGLGHFKDGEVCPDCHGERLKPEYLAVRIGDKNIMDVNHMSIAQALEWFSNENFKRDNFGKDKNADGKMTVAEPLLREIVGRLNFLKGVGLGYIGLDRAGDTLSGGESQRIRLASQIGSGLEGVLYVLDEPTVGLHESDTAMLLDTLYRLRDLGNTLVVVEHDMKMMQAADHIIDMGPAAGEFGGEVVAEGSPEQLSKPYALQQFPRSETVKYLTHTIPMANEIAAKPITDSTEFYEFEKLNHNNLKNLSVKFPKGAISVVCGVSGSGKSSMVMDEIYPRLKKKFQARGRKKQSGEVLLVDQSPISGTPRSTPASFTGVFDEIRRLFAKLPQAKLKGFDYGRFSYNLARGRCEACEGRGAISVEMHFLSDVWEVCDVCGGKRYNQETLTVTFKGKNIADVLDMRVAEACEFFKDQPKILPKLECLRDVGLPYVKLGQSVTTLSGGESQRLKLAAELARKPAQEMVYLLDEPTTGLHLKDIQILWNMLRKLSARGDTVIVIEHHPDIIRLSDWKVELGPVGGSEGGHLLKMGVNQG, encoded by the coding sequence ATGACAAAGTCTATTGAAATCCGCGACGCGCACGAACATAACCTCCGCCATGTGAACCTTTCCATTCCCCGCGATTCCATCGTGGTGGTAACTGGCGTTTCCGGTTCGGGCAAGTCGAGCCTCGCGTTCGATACGGTGTTCCAAGAAGGCCAGCGCCGTTTTGTGGAGTCGCTCTCGGCGTACGCGCGCCAGTTCATTGGCCGCATGAAACACCCCGAGGTAGAGAGCGTGCGCGGTATTTCGCCGACGATTTCGATTGACCAGAAGACGGTGAACCGTAACCCGCGTTCGACGGTGGGTACGGTGGTGGAGATTTTGGACCATTATCGCTTGCTTTTTGCCCGCCTCGGCGTGCCGCATTGCCCCGATTGCGGGCGAGTAATCCAGGCGCAGACGGTGGACCAGATTGTTGATAATTTGTATGTGAGTGATGAAGGCAAACAGATTACGGTGATGGCGCCGATTGTGCAGGAGCGCAAGGGCGAATACCGCAAGGAACTGGCCGAACTCAAGGAAAACGGCTTTGTGCGTGCCCGTGTGGACGGCACGATTTACAGGCTTGAAGAAGTGCCTGCGCTGGTGCGTTACGAGAAGCACACGATTGAAGCGGTGATTGACCGCTTGACGCTGGAACGCAAGAACATGAGCCGCCTGCGCGAGGCGCTGGAAGGCGCTTTGAAACTGACCGACGGGAAGCTGGTGAGTTTCTTGCTGTCGGCGGGCGGTTCTGCAGGTGCGGGGGATGCGTCGCAGACTGGAAATGCGTCGGCCAAGGAAGAATACCGCCTACAGGGTACGCTGCTCGCTTGCCCCAAGTGCGGTATCTCCATCCCGGAACTGGAACCGCGGTTCTTCAGCTTTAACGACCCGAAGGGCCGCTGCCCCGCCTGTAAGGGTATGGGCGAAAGCTTCAAGTTTGATTTGGACTTGATTATCCCGGACAAGACGAAATCGATTAAGGACGGCTGCATCGCGACGATCAAGAAGGATGACGGCACGCTGATTTTCAGCGACTTCGGCCGCCGCAACTTGCGCAACATCGCGAACGAGATGCATTTCTCGCTGGATACGCCGTGGAACAAGCTCAAGAAGGCGCAACAGGATGCCGTCTTGTACGGCACGCCCAGCGGGAGCGAACGGGGAATCATGCCCATCATGGAAGAACTGTGGGACATGTGGCACATTTACCACTTCCGCAAGTACATGCAGATTGGCGTTTGCCCTGAATGCCACGGCACGCGCATCAACCGTACGGCGAATGCGGTCACGTTTCATGGAGTGAATCTGACTGAGATGACGGAATGGTCCGTCGAGAAGTCGGTGGAATTTTTCAACAAGATTGACTTGTCCGAAAAGGAAAAGCGAATCGGCAAGGAAATTCTGAAAGAAATCCGCGGGCGTTTGAGTTTCCTGAATGCGGTGGGGCTGGGGTACTTGACCATCAACCGCAAGGCTTCTACTTTGAGTGGCGGCGAGGCCCAACGCATTCGTTTGGCAAGTGCCGTGGGCGCCGGCCTGCAGGGCGTGCTTTACGTGCTTGACGAGCCGAGCATCGGGCTCCACCCGCGCGATAACGATAAACTGCTCGGGATGTTGGAACATTTGCGTGCGCAGGGCAATTCCCTGATTATCGTGGAACACGACGAAGATACCATGCGCCATGCGGACTGCGTGATTGACGTGGGGCCGGGTGCCGGCGTGGAAGGCGGTCGCGTGATTGCGGCTGGAACCGTCGAGGAACTCGAGAAGAACAAGGCTTCGCTGACGGGCGCTTATTTGAGTGGCCGTAAGGCAATCGAGATTCCCGAGAAGCGCAAGAAGATTGACAAGAATACGCCGAAACTCAAGATTTGCGGTGCGGCGGAAAACAACCTGAAAAACATTGATGTGGAAATCCCGCTCGATGGCGCGCTCACGGTGGTGACGGGCGTTTCGGGCTCCGGCAAGAGTACGCTGATTAACCAGATTCTGCGCCGCGAACTGGCCCGCGTGTTCTATAACTCCGAAGAACCGGTAGGCAAGTTCGACCATCTGGAAGGCCTCGAAAACATCGACAAGGTGATTGAAATCGACCAGACGCCGATTGGCCGCACGCCGCGAAGCAACCCGGCAACGTACACCAAGATTTGGGACGATATCCGCGACCTTTTCGCCAGCATGGAAGAAAGCAAAATTCGCGGTTACAGCAAGAGCCGTTTTAGCTTCAACGTGAAGGGAGGCCGCTGCGATGCCTGCGAAGGCGCGGGCGTGAAAATCGTGGATATGCACATTTTGCCCAGCGTGCAGGTGACTTGCGAAGTCTGCGGTGGCAAGCGCTTTAACGATGCCACGCGCGAAGTGTATTTCAAGGGCAAGAACGTCTCCGAAATTTTGGACATGAGCATTGCCGATGCAGCGGAATTCTTCAAGGATATTCCGAAGATTGCAGAACCGCTGAATTTGCTTGTGGAGGTGGGCCTCGGCTACCTCACTTTGGGCCAGCCTTCGACAACGCTCAGCGGCGGTGAAGCGCAGCGCATTAAAATTGCTTCTGAACTGCGCCGCCCGGGTACCGGCAAGACGCTTTACCTGCTCGACGAACCGACGACGGGCTTGCACTTTGAAGATATCCGCAAGCTCATGGATTGCCTGAATCGCCTGCGCAGCCTCGGCAACAGCGTTGTGATTATCGAACATAACCTGGACGTGATCAAGTGCGCCGACTGGATTATCGATTTGGGCCCGGATGCGGGTATCCACGGCGGTCGCGTGATTGCGACAGGTACGCCGGAACAGATTGCGAAGAGCAAGAAGTCCGAGACGGGTAAGTACCTCGCGCCGGTGCTTGCGAAAAAGCACGGCGAAAATCGGCATTTTGACCGCACGCTCAAGGGCGGCGAAGACTTGTCGCTCGATATCGAGGTGCATGGCGCCCGCAAGCACAACCTCAAGAACATCGACGTGACGATTCCGCGTCACAAGCTTACGGTGGTCACAGGCGTTTCGGGCTCTGGCAAGTCGAGCCTTGCTTTCCATACGCTGTTTAGCGAAGGCCAGCGCCGCTTTGTGGAAACCTTGAGCACGTATGCCCGCCGCTTCTTGGGCCGCCCTGACCACGGGAGCATCGATTCGATTTCGGGCTTGGCTCCTGCGATTGCGATTGACCAGAAGAGTGCGAGCAAGAGCCCGCGCTCTACGGTGGCGACCCTCACCGAAATCTATGATTACTTCCGCATTTTCTGGGCGAGGGTCGGCACCCCGCATTGCTTGAAATGCGGGAAGCCCGTGTCTTCGTACAGCGCGGGCGACCTGATGCAATACGCCTTCGACCGCGACTTGAACAAGAAAGTCACGGTGCTTGCCCCGTTCGAAATCAAGGATGTGCTGAAGCTTTCCAAGATTCTCACGGAAAAGGGTTACCGCAAGGTTTACCTCGGCGATAAGCTGGTGGAACTCCCGCTGCCGAAGATTCCGACCCGCGAAAAGCAGTTGTTCGCTGTGGTCGATACGGTGGTGGTCAAGGAAGAAAATCGCGCCCGCTTGGTAGAAGCCTTTGAACGCGGTTACCGCGACGGCAATGGAATCCTTTATGTGGAAGACGAAAAGGGCGGTCGCTTGGCCTGCTCCGAAAAGCCGGGCTGCCCCGATTGCGGCTGGTACATGGATTCGGCGCTGAACCCGAAGCACTTCAGTTTCAACACGCACTGGGGTGCCTGCGAAACCTGCCTTGGCCTCGGCCACTTTAAGGATGGCGAAGTTTGCCCGGATTGTCACGGCGAACGCTTGAAACCGGAATATCTGGCGGTCCGTATCGGCGACAAGAACATTATGGATGTGAACCACATGAGCATCGCCCAGGCGCTCGAATGGTTCAGCAACGAAAACTTCAAGCGCGACAACTTCGGAAAAGACAAGAATGCCGACGGTAAGATGACGGTTGCCGAACCTTTGCTCCGTGAAATTGTCGGTCGTCTCAATTTCTTGAAGGGCGTGGGCCTTGGCTACATTGGCCTCGACCGCGCGGGCGACACGCTCAGCGGTGGTGAATCTCAGAGAATTCGCCTCGCAAGCCAGATCGGTAGCGGCCTCGAAGGCGTGCTCTATGTGCTTGACGAACCCACGGTGGGCCTGCACGAAAGCGATACTGCCATGCTGCTCGATACGCTTTACCGCCTGCGCGATTTGGGAAACACGCTCGTGGTGGTGGAACACGACATGAAGATGATGCAGGCGGCCGACCACATTATTGACATGGGCCCGGCGGCGGGCGAGTTCGGCGGTGAAGTCGTCGCCGAAGGTTCTCCGGAACAGCTTTCCAAGCCTTATGCCTTGCAGCAGTTCCCGCGCAGCGAGACTGTCAAGTATTTGACGCACACCATCCCGATGGCGAATGAAATTGCGGCAAAGCCCATTACCGATTCCACGGAATTCTACGAATTCGAAAAGTTGAATCACAACAACCTTAAGAATTTGTCTGTAAAATTCCCGAAGGGCGCGATTAGCGTTGTCTGCGGTGTTTCGGGTTCGGGCAAGAGCTCCATGGTCATGGACGAAATCTACCCGCGCCTCAAGAAGAAATTCCAGGCACGCGGTCGCAAAAAACAGAGCGGCGAAGTGTTGCTGGTGGACCAGAGCCCGATTTCGGGGACGCCTCGCAGCACGCCCGCCAGTTTTACGGGCGTGTTTGACGAAATCCGTAGGCTATTCGCCAAACTGCCGCAAGCCAAGTTGAAGGGCTTTGATTATGGCCGCTTCAGCTACAACTTGGCTCGTGGCCGCTGCGAGGCCTGCGAGGGCCGCGGCGCCATTTCGGTGGAAATGCACTTTCTTTCGGACGTGTGGGAAGTCTGCGATGTCTGCGGCGGCAAGCGTTACAATCAAGAAACGCTCACCGTCACGTTCAAGGGCAAGAATATCGCCGATGTGCTCGACATGCGCGTGGCCGAAGCTTGCGAATTCTTCAAGGACCAACCTAAAATTCTCCCGAAACTGGAATGCTTGCGCGATGTGGGCCTCCCGTATGTAAAGCTCGGCCAGTCTGTCACCACGCTCAGCGGCGGCGAATCCCAACGCCTTAAATTAGCTGCGGAACTTGCCCGTAAACCTGCCCAGGAAATGGTCTACCTGCTCGACGAACCGACTACAGGCTTGCACCTCAAGGACATTCAAATTCTCTGGAACATGCTCCGTAAACTCTCTGCTCGCGGCGATACGGTTATCGTTATCGAACACCACCCGGACATTATCCGTCTCTCGGATTGGAAGGTGGAATTAGGCCCGGTTGGGGGATCCGAAGGTGGCCATCTGCTCAAAATGGGGGTGAATCAAGGCTAG
- the ychF gene encoding redox-regulated ATPase YchF, with amino-acid sequence MGFKCGIVGLPNVGKSTIFNAITNAGAEAANYPFCTIEPNVGMVSVPDSRLDELVKVYNPKSIVPAVTEFVDIAGLVKGAAQGEGLGNQFLTHIRECEAIMEVIRCFDDENIVHVHGSVDPVRDVEIIETELILKDLDSVEKRLATEAKAARMGGAEAKARLAACEKLRDAFQEGKAARTVMHDSEEMELIVKDLALLTAKPLFYCANVKEDDILTGNAYVEKLKEYAAANGHEVIMISGKIEEELSAMEPADKAEFLKELGMKESGLDAVVRKGYEILGLRTFFTAGEKECRAWTFHAGYKAPQCAGVIHTDFERGFIRAETLSYEDFLKHGSWNAAKEAGLVRTEGKDYVVQDGDIMYFLFNV; translated from the coding sequence ATGGGTTTTAAATGCGGTATCGTAGGCCTCCCCAACGTGGGCAAGTCCACCATCTTTAACGCCATCACCAACGCCGGCGCCGAAGCGGCCAACTACCCCTTCTGCACCATCGAACCGAACGTGGGCATGGTGAGCGTGCCGGACAGCCGCCTCGACGAACTGGTCAAGGTCTACAATCCGAAATCCATCGTTCCCGCCGTTACAGAATTTGTGGACATTGCAGGTCTTGTAAAGGGTGCCGCCCAGGGCGAAGGCCTCGGCAACCAGTTCCTGACCCACATTCGTGAATGCGAAGCTATCATGGAAGTCATTCGCTGCTTCGATGACGAAAACATTGTGCACGTGCACGGTTCCGTAGACCCGGTCCGCGACGTGGAAATCATCGAGACCGAACTGATTCTAAAAGACCTCGACTCTGTCGAAAAGCGCCTCGCCACCGAAGCCAAGGCCGCCCGCATGGGGGGGGCCGAAGCCAAGGCCCGCCTCGCCGCTTGCGAAAAACTCCGCGACGCCTTCCAGGAAGGCAAGGCCGCCCGCACCGTGATGCACGACAGCGAAGAAATGGAACTCATCGTGAAAGACTTGGCCTTGCTGACCGCAAAACCGCTCTTCTACTGCGCCAACGTGAAGGAAGACGACATCCTCACCGGTAACGCCTACGTAGAAAAGCTCAAGGAATACGCCGCCGCAAACGGCCACGAAGTCATCATGATCAGCGGCAAGATCGAAGAAGAACTCTCTGCCATGGAACCTGCGGACAAGGCCGAATTCCTGAAGGAACTCGGCATGAAGGAATCGGGCCTCGACGCCGTGGTCCGTAAGGGTTACGAAATCCTCGGACTGCGTACCTTCTTTACCGCCGGCGAAAAGGAATGCCGCGCCTGGACGTTCCACGCAGGCTACAAGGCCCCGCAATGCGCAGGCGTGATTCACACCGACTTCGAACGCGGCTTTATTCGCGCAGAAACCTTGAGCTACGAAGACTTCCTAAAGCATGGCAGTTGGAACGCCGCCAAGGAAGCAGGCCTTGTCCGCACCGAAGGCAAGGACTACGTGGTACAGGATGGCGACATCATGTACTTCCTGTTCAATGTGTAA
- a CDS encoding SUMF1/EgtB/PvdO family nonheme iron enzyme, producing the protein MSFTRMLPLLLLLPILIWAADSDKNFRIPPTMFKEGVLMEPVANMAIVKKETMILSEAPMVPLRPNIMFMRHKKGPKEYLWFSGPIDAKNFEKLHAFSLADNYLKPAEVMLLRFYGSQTSRAFQDEADIYFDKEYLYSPRVPKLYFRKNGQWQTIHETDRPGIISLKSNIKGLEAISLTAPMKEVPSLLYPINPGMYAFSFSAPNYLPYVDAVSVPGGSMVELKPELPVVDTASKVKATTTVTLHAVSVAKTLEETEHLFDVLTHDVQNSIEKVDTNEFDKIYPKLRKPLLLGVSSDDSVYVQYRKRYEGKRDEAKLYWRMNRMGSASVVNVALRRKIDSLQAIPHKVSLVPTSIEAVNDEKLCEDVIDSVAMREQAKQDSIAKANAPKDTTVKDSTAAAAVPAEPVIKTKRVCRMAAVRINYGKKGDRYDVSWVGNAEGYTADSLFALLTSGASSRATITIERNKPVWIYHEGDLKGRHHYRYIKHELVVNDKPVKSQGVFELPQYIYDDPEVQEWLNRPVEEAAHKVQEPKPKVLKVDESGVVMDVSMKVPRVIRDRDRGTVALIDSGSFRYKGKVVALSPYAIHTTEVTQQFFKDVMAKVDSTKRIEDRSTFTGPRHPVHNITWTDAQEFCKAIGGDLPTEAQWEFAGRADNNEGALWTLDENPNPGVYAIYKANSYSRGKKSPEYGPQPVSTKKPNAWGIFDMSGNVAEWTKDKYFMFSVWVESSNPTGAMMGSTKIYKGGSWKDKESLLNLTESDDEDPRYWSDAIGFRCAFPRNLFEGQLK; encoded by the coding sequence ATGTCCTTTACACGAATGCTTCCGCTTTTGTTGCTGTTGCCGATTCTGATTTGGGCAGCTGATAGCGACAAGAATTTCAGGATTCCCCCTACTATGTTTAAAGAGGGTGTTCTGATGGAGCCTGTCGCCAATATGGCGATTGTCAAAAAGGAAACCATGATCTTGTCGGAAGCCCCGATGGTTCCTCTCCGCCCGAACATCATGTTCATGCGCCATAAGAAGGGACCTAAGGAATATCTCTGGTTCTCCGGTCCTATCGATGCTAAGAATTTCGAAAAACTACATGCCTTTAGCTTGGCAGACAACTATCTGAAACCGGCCGAAGTCATGCTTTTGCGTTTTTACGGTTCTCAGACTTCCAGAGCCTTCCAGGATGAAGCCGATATTTACTTTGATAAAGAATATCTGTATTCTCCCCGCGTGCCCAAACTTTATTTCAGAAAAAATGGCCAGTGGCAGACCATCCATGAAACGGATCGCCCGGGAATCATTTCACTCAAGTCCAATATCAAGGGACTGGAAGCGATTTCTCTGACCGCGCCCATGAAAGAAGTGCCGTCTCTGCTGTACCCTATAAATCCGGGAATGTATGCTTTCTCTTTCTCTGCTCCGAATTATCTGCCTTATGTAGACGCCGTTTCTGTTCCCGGTGGCTCCATGGTGGAACTTAAACCGGAGTTGCCGGTTGTAGATACTGCCTCCAAGGTCAAGGCAACGACCACGGTGACTTTGCATGCGGTTTCTGTTGCCAAGACTCTCGAAGAAACCGAACACCTGTTTGACGTTCTTACTCACGATGTCCAGAATTCTATCGAAAAGGTGGACACCAACGAATTTGACAAGATTTACCCGAAACTCCGCAAGCCGCTCTTGCTGGGCGTTTCTTCCGACGATAGCGTTTATGTCCAGTATCGCAAACGTTACGAGGGCAAGCGCGACGAAGCCAAACTTTACTGGCGTATGAACAGGATGGGGTCTGCCAGTGTCGTGAATGTGGCCTTGCGTCGTAAAATCGACAGCCTGCAGGCTATTCCTCATAAGGTTTCCCTCGTGCCTACGTCTATTGAAGCGGTTAACGACGAAAAACTCTGCGAAGACGTAATCGATTCTGTTGCCATGCGTGAGCAGGCTAAACAGGATTCCATTGCGAAGGCAAATGCACCCAAGGATACGACAGTCAAGGACTCTACAGCCGCCGCTGCCGTTCCCGCCGAACCCGTAATCAAGACGAAACGTGTGTGCAGAATGGCCGCAGTCCGCATTAACTATGGTAAGAAGGGAGATCGTTATGACGTGTCTTGGGTCGGCAATGCCGAAGGCTATACCGCCGATTCCCTGTTTGCCCTGCTAACGTCGGGTGCTTCTTCTCGAGCCACGATCACGATCGAAAGAAACAAGCCCGTGTGGATTTACCATGAAGGCGACTTGAAGGGACGTCACCATTACCGCTATATCAAGCACGAACTGGTGGTGAACGATAAGCCGGTCAAGAGCCAAGGTGTCTTTGAACTCCCGCAGTACATTTACGACGACCCCGAAGTTCAGGAATGGCTGAACCGCCCGGTGGAAGAAGCTGCCCATAAGGTGCAGGAACCCAAGCCCAAGGTGCTTAAGGTTGACGAAAGCGGCGTAGTGATGGATGTTTCCATGAAGGTGCCGCGCGTCATTCGCGATCGCGACCGTGGTACGGTGGCCTTGATCGATTCCGGGTCCTTCCGTTACAAGGGTAAGGTCGTGGCTCTGTCTCCCTATGCAATTCATACCACTGAAGTCACCCAGCAGTTCTTCAAGGATGTAATGGCCAAGGTGGATTCTACGAAGCGCATCGAGGATCGTTCTACCTTTACGGGCCCCCGTCATCCGGTACATAACATTACCTGGACCGACGCTCAAGAATTCTGCAAGGCTATCGGTGGTGACTTGCCCACGGAAGCCCAGTGGGAATTTGCCGGTCGCGCCGACAACAACGAAGGTGCTCTCTGGACACTTGACGAAAACCCGAACCCGGGTGTGTACGCCATTTACAAGGCTAACTCCTATAGCCGCGGTAAGAAGAGCCCCGAATACGGTCCGCAGCCGGTAAGCACCAAGAAGCCTAACGCCTGGGGCATTTTCGACATGTCGGGTAACGTTGCCGAATGGACCAAGGACAAGTACTTCATGTTCTCGGTCTGGGTAGAATCTTCTAACCCGACGGGTGCCATGATGGGCTCTACCAAGATTTACAAGGGTGGTTCCTGGAAAGACAAGGAATCTCTCTTGAACCTGACTGAAAGTGATGACGAAGATCCGCGCTACTGGTCTGATGCCATCGGTTTCCGTTGCGCATTCCCGAGAAACCTCTTTGAAGGTCAACTGAAATAA
- a CDS encoding tyrosine-type recombinase/integrase, with the protein MNLSEHIEQYLQYIADRRRFSPRTIDTYRKSLTKFLEHLGEGAAEFPLNAFSESSVKTFVWDLKMKQKLAPTSICEHLAALKSFGKYLVKSKICEKNPAENVPMPKRPKRLVNVLGQKDLAEEKFPELPADAKLPQVRARILLELIYGSGLRISECQNLTWDRIDTNAKLVRVLGKGNKERIVPLTESFIDRIANYKQMQMQAGHMPTATGYVFLSEDGKPFGLRTLRNDIQHLLREIGWEGKASPHVLRHSFATHLLENGAEIMSVKEMLGHSNISTTQVYTHVNAERLREAFKKTHPRA; encoded by the coding sequence ATGAACCTTTCGGAACACATCGAGCAATATTTACAGTACATCGCGGACCGGCGACGTTTTTCGCCGCGCACAATCGACACGTACCGCAAGTCGCTCACAAAATTTCTGGAACATCTCGGCGAAGGCGCAGCCGAATTTCCGCTAAACGCATTCTCGGAATCGAGCGTCAAGACGTTCGTGTGGGACTTGAAGATGAAGCAGAAACTTGCGCCTACAAGCATTTGCGAACACTTGGCCGCCCTAAAGAGTTTCGGCAAGTACCTGGTCAAGAGCAAAATTTGCGAAAAGAATCCGGCCGAAAACGTCCCCATGCCCAAACGCCCCAAGCGCTTGGTGAACGTTCTTGGACAAAAAGACCTAGCCGAAGAAAAATTTCCGGAACTGCCTGCCGACGCAAAACTCCCGCAGGTACGGGCGCGCATTCTGCTCGAGCTCATCTACGGATCCGGGCTCCGCATTTCGGAATGCCAGAATCTCACCTGGGACCGCATCGACACTAACGCCAAACTCGTACGCGTGCTCGGCAAGGGCAACAAGGAACGCATTGTTCCGCTTACCGAAAGTTTCATCGACCGCATCGCAAATTACAAACAAATGCAAATGCAGGCGGGGCACATGCCCACTGCCACGGGCTACGTATTCCTGAGCGAAGACGGCAAGCCTTTCGGCCTGCGCACGCTTCGAAACGACATCCAGCACCTGCTCCGCGAAATCGGTTGGGAAGGTAAAGCGAGCCCGCACGTGCTCCGCCATAGCTTTGCTACGCACCTGCTCGAAAACGGCGCCGAAATCATGAGCGTCAAAGAGATGCTCGGGCATTCGAACATCTCCACCACTCAGGTCTATACTCATGTAAATGCAGAACGCCTGCGAGAAGCTTTCAAGAAAACGCACCCGCGTGCTTAA